A genomic region of Haloterrigena salifodinae contains the following coding sequences:
- a CDS encoding ParA family protein: MRIGVTNQKGGAGKTTTTLNVAGALNQLGNDVLVIDLDPQGHATEGLGCEDLYDDRERDSLFDVLPDLDRMDDLDQLIIEHDEVDAVPSHEKMINAEDALANVMKREERLDMLLEETDQDYDYVLVDCPPNLGVLTDNAIVATGNVLIPAQAKTTSIRAIKLLFKQLRSIESAFGDVDELALVANEVEVDGEADEMMDWFRNVFEDKDGCEVFEVRKRVALQRAWNNGVSIFEHEEESDMEDVYLDVARHLEAFGDE; the protein is encoded by the coding sequence ATGAGAATCGGAGTTACCAATCAGAAGGGAGGAGCCGGCAAGACGACAACCACGCTGAACGTGGCCGGCGCGTTGAACCAACTCGGGAACGATGTCCTCGTGATCGACTTGGATCCACAGGGCCACGCCACCGAAGGACTCGGATGCGAGGATCTGTACGACGACCGCGAGCGCGACTCGTTGTTCGATGTACTCCCCGACCTGGACCGAATGGACGACCTTGACCAACTGATCATCGAGCACGATGAGGTCGATGCCGTCCCGTCGCACGAGAAGATGATTAATGCCGAGGACGCGCTCGCGAACGTGATGAAACGCGAGGAGCGCCTCGACATGCTCCTCGAGGAGACTGACCAAGACTACGACTACGTGCTGGTCGACTGCCCGCCGAACCTCGGCGTGCTCACGGACAACGCGATCGTCGCGACGGGAAACGTGCTGATCCCGGCACAGGCGAAGACAACGTCGATCCGTGCAATCAAACTCCTGTTCAAGCAACTCCGCTCGATCGAGTCCGCGTTCGGCGATGTCGACGAACTCGCGCTGGTCGCGAACGAGGTCGAGGTCGACGGCGAGGCCGACGAAATGATGGACTGGTTCAGAAATGTCTTTGAGGACAAAGACGGGTGCGAGGTTTTTGAGGTCAGAAAGCGAGTCGCCTTGCAGCGCGCCTGGAACAACGGCGTCTCGATCTTCGAACACGAGGAAGAGTCTGATATGGAAGATGTGTATCTCGATGTCGCCCGGCACCTGGAGGCGTTCGGCGATGAGTGA
- a CDS encoding BppU family phage baseplate upper protein yields MSTHKPRPDHIRKRGDSYIPIEETFRGEPPDSRPIDDGDPLDLSDALSVRFYLVHTARNETIVNDVATIEDATTGEVSYQLEADQLSRTGTHAGVFIARFEGDQQWSAPRGNQVITIEVVDVPDADGNPDDIERVDVEIGVLDAQEVIGGTGSFEALSIAGQDVATEDYVDTLPYDDLEDWSMFNPADAGYPGDGSGGDLMDYIRDLIVDHDRIYLVLPDGTYNVESELSVRDTNLERLVIDGRPKATLNVNGRFHKLFVTGDYDGSNAIESLGLYNLDIDISGDSNDCGIGRITVEDSLDIENVQLIGQRDRVTDATGDRFTLLCQIASESGHGTVRNVHLRDGSVPNGYGNNEVTGFSADSGHHGTIDWIGCEAHGFSDYGLFVNGSPGSNRVIGGLYKNDAKANVRIGRNDTVENPVSIFNLGHSSGPARPDGWDSQMDPNLLSISDSNGATSVQGAKLINLSSTNATVAARQNVETLRITDLEVYHEVPYEVIRITSSRNSIADDNYEYRNYQDNEGTVRIEGGMIYEVSNDSVENRAIDSNVHNVVVDGITYICKDGGGEQYRAVVGASTDRSKITIQNSNIISELSGGTACRVDTGGTVNVVRNSLDIEYYSIGYGGSLRLVDNDEVNSAIGHYDDPANWAANYVERGNF; encoded by the coding sequence ATGTCCACACATAAACCACGACCCGACCACATCCGCAAGCGAGGAGATAGCTACATCCCGATCGAGGAGACGTTTCGCGGAGAACCACCAGATTCGAGGCCGATCGATGATGGCGACCCACTCGATCTGAGCGACGCCCTCTCTGTTCGGTTCTACCTCGTGCACACCGCTCGAAACGAGACGATCGTCAACGACGTCGCCACGATCGAGGACGCAACGACCGGCGAAGTGAGCTACCAGCTCGAGGCAGACCAGCTGTCGCGAACGGGTACCCACGCCGGTGTGTTCATCGCCCGGTTCGAGGGCGACCAACAGTGGTCAGCCCCGCGTGGCAATCAGGTTATCACGATCGAGGTCGTCGACGTCCCCGATGCTGACGGCAATCCTGATGATATCGAGCGGGTCGACGTCGAAATCGGAGTGCTCGATGCCCAGGAGGTGATCGGTGGCACTGGGAGTTTCGAGGCACTGTCGATCGCAGGGCAGGATGTCGCGACGGAAGACTACGTCGATACCCTGCCCTACGACGATCTCGAAGACTGGAGTATGTTCAACCCCGCCGACGCGGGATATCCAGGGGATGGGTCCGGAGGCGACCTGATGGACTACATCCGGGACCTTATCGTCGACCACGACCGGATCTATCTAGTCCTACCCGACGGCACTTACAACGTCGAGAGCGAGTTGAGCGTTCGTGACACAAATCTCGAGCGTCTTGTGATCGACGGCCGGCCGAAGGCCACTCTTAACGTCAACGGACGGTTCCACAAGCTGTTTGTGACGGGAGACTATGACGGATCCAATGCGATCGAGAGTCTGGGACTCTACAACCTTGATATAGATATCTCCGGGGACTCGAATGACTGTGGGATTGGACGGATCACAGTAGAGGACTCGCTGGATATAGAGAATGTCCAGCTTATCGGCCAGCGAGACCGAGTGACTGACGCTACCGGAGATCGATTCACACTACTTTGCCAGATCGCCTCAGAGAGTGGCCACGGCACGGTTCGGAACGTCCATCTCCGCGATGGTTCTGTGCCGAACGGATACGGGAACAACGAAGTGACTGGTTTTAGCGCCGACTCCGGTCACCATGGGACGATCGACTGGATCGGTTGCGAGGCCCACGGGTTCAGTGATTACGGGCTGTTCGTGAACGGGAGCCCTGGGTCGAACAGAGTCATCGGAGGACTGTACAAAAATGACGCGAAAGCAAACGTCCGGATCGGCCGCAACGACACGGTCGAGAACCCTGTAAGTATCTTCAATCTCGGCCATTCCAGTGGGCCTGCTCGACCGGATGGTTGGGATTCGCAGATGGATCCCAACCTACTGAGCATCAGCGATTCGAACGGCGCAACGTCTGTCCAAGGCGCGAAGCTCATCAATCTTAGTAGTACCAACGCTACTGTAGCGGCCCGACAGAACGTCGAGACGCTTCGAATTACAGATCTTGAGGTGTACCACGAGGTCCCGTATGAGGTCATTCGGATCACCTCGAGCAGGAACTCTATCGCGGACGATAACTACGAGTACCGCAACTACCAGGATAATGAGGGGACCGTCCGAATCGAGGGCGGGATGATCTATGAGGTGTCGAACGACTCCGTTGAGAATCGTGCGATCGACTCGAACGTCCATAACGTCGTTGTCGATGGCATTACGTACATCTGTAAGGATGGTGGCGGCGAGCAGTATCGTGCCGTTGTCGGAGCATCGACCGATCGGTCGAAGATCACGATCCAGAACTCAAATATCATCTCCGAGCTGAGCGGTGGGACCGCCTGCCGGGTGGACACTGGGGGGACGGTCAACGTCGTCCGAAACTCGCTCGACATCGAATACTACTCGATTGGGTACGGCGGCTCCCTACGACTCGTTGACAACGACGAAGTGAATAGTGCGATCGGCCACTACGACGATCCGGCGAATTGGGCGGCCAACTACGTCGAACGCGGCAATTTCTGA
- a CDS encoding phage tail tape measure protein, translated as MSIIGALSELRGSIEIDHSGAKSAIEDVQGQAEDMGASFESTGQRMQSAGKSMTAGVTAPLAAMGGAAAKTAADFEKSMQQSISIMGDVSTAERNKLEKTARDVAKSTTMSHNQAAESYYYLASAGMDAAESMEAMPQVAAMAEAGQMGLQEATDVATDTLSAFGMEASELSKVTDTMTGTVNRHNQTMQGLGSAMSQVAPVASGLGMSIEETSAAIGMMGDVGIKAEKAGTGLRSALSSLQNPTGKAAETIESLGIKVNDAEGNMLPLHEIIGQLEESGAKTADIMALFGNQAGPAMQALVDQGSDALRNEAQALSELDGETQKVAETQRDTLHGSIEMLKSSVADLAIEFGSVLTPYIRQAANLATNLADRFSGLDRTTQTVIVGVGGVAAALGPLLIAFGALIGPLSTAVGTLGGLTAVLGPVNALLGTVIGPFSALTAMVSGLLAPLTGLVGTMGTFGTAVVGVLGPIGLLVAAIGGIGYVLSENREVVRKFANQAIGKLKSVASDAATWLEANGPALLKSAFRKIGEGIRFIALDIYNAVTGNGDSIIKSMIIDAGSWLINEGPGILKAAAKLAFDAIMAAAKGLYQGLIGNSLIPDMFEDIAAYIKSTAVSLVKGAINGYISAVKTGFQWFYGTGDNSLYGSVTSGLSSIASWITDTGSSKVEGGIDTVVSKAESAAEWLTGTGDDTLYGDVTGMFGDLTNWLDNDWDIAGTLSSAFSAAGDAAAEGFRGAFNEAIPSSIDIPDAAVAAANALGADISGGSISLPQLDVGGRIRETGRAVVHKGEQVMQADQVQRLESLANAADSSDGGNQNSGREPRPIMIDFGDLPRDALVSIGDLEDMADEAVRNRRRREKNRTA; from the coding sequence GTGTCAATTATCGGAGCACTAAGCGAATTACGCGGCAGTATCGAGATAGATCATTCTGGCGCCAAGTCCGCGATCGAGGACGTCCAGGGCCAGGCCGAGGACATGGGCGCGTCGTTCGAGTCGACCGGCCAGCGGATGCAATCCGCAGGGAAGTCCATGACCGCCGGCGTCACTGCGCCGCTTGCTGCGATGGGCGGCGCCGCAGCAAAGACTGCTGCTGACTTTGAAAAGTCGATGCAGCAGTCCATATCAATAATGGGCGATGTGTCAACTGCTGAACGTAATAAACTCGAGAAGACGGCGCGGGACGTCGCAAAGAGTACGACGATGTCGCATAACCAAGCGGCAGAATCGTACTACTACCTCGCCAGTGCGGGCATGGACGCGGCCGAATCGATGGAGGCCATGCCACAAGTCGCCGCCATGGCTGAGGCGGGGCAAATGGGTCTCCAGGAGGCCACTGACGTAGCCACAGATACACTGTCAGCGTTCGGAATGGAGGCTTCGGAACTCTCCAAGGTCACTGACACGATGACCGGTACGGTCAACCGACACAATCAGACCATGCAGGGTCTCGGCTCGGCGATGAGCCAGGTTGCGCCGGTTGCATCCGGTCTCGGGATGTCGATCGAGGAGACCTCGGCCGCGATCGGGATGATGGGCGACGTCGGTATCAAGGCGGAAAAGGCGGGTACTGGCCTCCGGTCTGCCTTATCGTCGCTGCAGAACCCGACCGGGAAAGCTGCCGAGACGATCGAGTCCCTCGGCATCAAGGTCAACGACGCCGAGGGGAACATGCTCCCCCTCCACGAGATCATCGGCCAGCTCGAGGAGAGTGGCGCCAAGACAGCCGACATCATGGCCCTGTTCGGGAACCAGGCTGGACCGGCCATGCAGGCGCTTGTCGACCAGGGGAGCGACGCACTCCGAAACGAGGCTCAGGCCCTCTCCGAACTCGACGGCGAGACGCAGAAAGTCGCCGAGACGCAGCGAGACACGCTGCACGGCTCGATCGAGATGCTCAAGTCGTCGGTCGCTGACCTTGCGATCGAGTTCGGAAGTGTACTGACGCCGTACATCCGGCAGGCTGCCAACCTCGCGACGAATCTTGCAGACCGGTTCTCGGGGCTCGACAGGACGACACAGACAGTTATCGTCGGCGTCGGCGGGGTTGCTGCGGCGCTCGGCCCGCTGCTCATCGCGTTCGGTGCGCTTATCGGCCCACTTTCGACGGCTGTGGGTACGCTCGGAGGTCTCACTGCGGTACTCGGCCCAGTCAACGCACTCCTCGGTACTGTGATCGGTCCATTCAGCGCGCTTACAGCAATGGTGAGTGGACTCTTAGCGCCACTCACTGGCCTCGTTGGGACAATGGGGACGTTCGGTACTGCTGTGGTAGGAGTCCTCGGCCCGATCGGCTTGCTCGTGGCAGCCATCGGCGGAATCGGCTATGTTCTGAGTGAAAACAGGGAAGTGGTTCGCAAGTTCGCCAATCAGGCGATCGGGAAGCTGAAGAGCGTCGCATCAGACGCGGCCACGTGGCTGGAGGCGAACGGGCCCGCTCTTCTCAAATCCGCCTTTAGGAAGATTGGGGAAGGCATCCGGTTCATCGCACTTGATATTTACAATGCGGTTACCGGGAACGGTGATTCGATTATCAAGTCGATGATCATCGACGCGGGGTCATGGCTGATCAACGAAGGACCAGGGATCCTCAAGGCAGCCGCGAAACTCGCGTTCGACGCGATCATGGCTGCTGCCAAGGGGCTCTACCAGGGCCTGATCGGGAACTCGCTGATTCCCGATATGTTCGAGGATATCGCGGCGTATATCAAGTCGACCGCGGTCTCGCTCGTCAAGGGCGCGATCAACGGCTACATCTCCGCCGTCAAGACCGGGTTCCAGTGGTTCTACGGGACCGGCGACAACTCACTCTACGGCTCCGTCACCTCGGGCCTCTCGAGTATCGCAAGCTGGATTACGGATACAGGGAGCTCGAAAGTTGAGGGCGGAATCGACACTGTCGTCTCCAAGGCCGAGTCGGCCGCCGAGTGGCTGACCGGGACCGGCGATGACACGCTATACGGCGACGTAACGGGGATGTTCGGCGACCTCACGAATTGGCTCGATAACGACTGGGACATCGCTGGCACGCTCTCGTCAGCATTCTCCGCGGCTGGCGACGCCGCCGCAGAAGGGTTCCGCGGCGCGTTCAACGAGGCCATTCCCAGTAGTATTGATATCCCTGATGCTGCTGTAGCGGCTGCAAATGCACTGGGAGCAGACATTAGTGGTGGCTCAATCTCACTCCCGCAGCTCGACGTCGGTGGTCGGATTCGAGAGACCGGTCGTGCGGTGGTTCACAAGGGCGAGCAGGTGATGCAAGCGGATCAGGTCCAGCGCCTCGAGAGTCTGGCTAATGCGGCCGACTCGAGCGATGGTGGCAACCAGAACAGCGGGAGAGAGCCACGCCCGATCATGATCGACTTCGGCGATCTCCCGCGGGACGCCCTCGTCTCGATCGGCGACCTCGAGGACATGGCCGACGAGGCCGTCCGCAACCGCCGCCGGCGCGAAAAGAATCGAACTGCGTAA
- a CDS encoding HK97-gp10 family putative phage morphogenesis protein, with protein MIDFNWTSGQGPDALVEDLETFKDEFFGRLEDDVETTVDEAVEEAQSRARVDTGELRDSIRNKVEQMTGKIVAHLIAGAEHSAYNEFGTVYMSAQPMIRPALRKVEQDLVDRVTKSWDQAARAL; from the coding sequence GTGATCGACTTCAACTGGACGAGCGGCCAGGGTCCGGACGCGCTTGTCGAGGATCTCGAGACATTCAAAGACGAGTTCTTCGGCCGCCTCGAGGACGACGTCGAAACGACTGTCGATGAGGCCGTCGAGGAGGCCCAGTCCCGGGCCAGAGTGGACACTGGTGAGCTCCGCGACTCGATCCGAAACAAGGTCGAGCAGATGACTGGCAAGATCGTTGCGCACCTGATCGCCGGCGCTGAGCACAGCGCCTACAACGAATTCGGGACCGTGTATATGAGCGCTCAGCCGATGATCCGGCCGGCACTGCGGAAGGTCGAGCAGGACCTTGTCGACCGGGTCACGAAAAGCTGGGACCAGGCCGCTCGAGCTCTCTGA
- a CDS encoding major capsid protein — protein sequence MATSETYVSTHSEFQDEAEDEHITAFFNPFKDARERALKEIRAKSGHSPEMWEQLDIQAGIKQPEGKEEITADSPYGYQSGIEFGDEVLNEQFVQSTIIDTLLGAGFNIPSSLANYVYATSLQAGRMEADVSMNPRSRSRQDRTRSGVDAVAQPVVHVDYELDGREMEVRRAHGEEPETDQAREARRAINRREAHVLFNGWGGTWEMEDFGSVSVTGLNSDTSQIIQTGSTGAGWDDAQVVLDDFDHLHDQIEDQEDVEDTDDVPLVDQVGGYLLVPRQQWGNVTRQDYQPDSGAVDEPLIDRIERKYPYINVLPAPRLAGDTAIFLLNDPRYFGIVNAQGMTNTAWDIDGGHARRHKLVASRMPFVRRQPDGIRGIVRMTGI from the coding sequence ATGGCAACTAGTGAGACGTACGTTTCGACGCACAGTGAGTTCCAGGACGAAGCAGAGGACGAGCACATCACGGCGTTCTTCAACCCCTTCAAGGACGCTCGAGAGCGCGCACTCAAAGAGATTCGCGCCAAGTCGGGCCACTCCCCCGAGATGTGGGAGCAGCTTGACATCCAGGCCGGCATCAAGCAGCCCGAAGGGAAAGAGGAGATCACCGCCGACAGTCCCTACGGGTACCAGTCGGGCATCGAGTTCGGTGATGAGGTACTGAACGAGCAGTTCGTCCAGTCGACGATCATTGACACGCTACTCGGCGCCGGTTTCAACATCCCATCCTCGCTCGCGAACTACGTGTACGCGACGAGCCTACAGGCTGGCCGGATGGAGGCCGACGTCTCCATGAACCCGCGATCGCGCTCCCGCCAGGACCGAACGCGATCGGGCGTCGACGCCGTCGCACAGCCCGTGGTTCACGTCGACTACGAGCTCGACGGCCGCGAGATGGAGGTTCGCCGAGCCCACGGCGAGGAGCCCGAGACTGACCAGGCTCGAGAAGCCCGTCGTGCGATCAACCGTCGCGAGGCTCATGTCCTGTTCAACGGCTGGGGCGGAACGTGGGAGATGGAGGACTTCGGATCCGTTAGCGTCACCGGCCTCAATTCCGACACCTCGCAGATCATTCAGACCGGCTCGACCGGCGCCGGCTGGGACGACGCGCAGGTCGTCCTTGACGACTTCGACCACCTCCACGACCAGATCGAGGACCAGGAGGACGTCGAGGACACTGACGACGTCCCGCTCGTCGACCAGGTCGGCGGCTACCTGCTGGTCCCGCGCCAGCAGTGGGGCAACGTCACTCGACAGGACTACCAGCCTGACTCCGGTGCGGTCGACGAGCCGCTCATCGATCGCATCGAGCGGAAGTACCCCTACATCAACGTGCTCCCGGCGCCGCGTCTCGCCGGCGACACCGCGATCTTCCTGCTCAACGACCCGCGCTACTTCGGGATCGTCAACGCCCAGGGCATGACCAACACTGCCTGGGACATCGATGGAGGACACGCACGCCGACACAAGCTCGTCGCGAGCCGGATGCCGTTCGTCCGGCGCCAGCCTGACGGTATTCGCGGCATCGTCCGAATGACGGGGATCTAG
- a CDS encoding DUF7282 domain-containing protein, giving the protein MKDEHNIRVSARTVELTAGDEDDEDTDGWRFGGVAVGENDILYTDDGTPVLFTPEVLATAAETQAGEPLSIDHPADDNGNPIYPPPVDKSPGKVPKAGYVEGKGLIYEANTHDEAIASGVEAGNYEVSVHPQFELTDERDPETGAYIPDPESVNFLDLSVVSKGMSESNTAEWGPNRALASWTRQADIGKEIDSVTAADTADESSSLREKIREMAEDVGLLPQGGTSGMLYLSDQTSDGETVTVSDAAFDDAGWMASLHLEGEEFPDVGPGLGPSIGDGMPHQPGDHRTDEEVELDEALEEAATVYASLRYVTEDGEKSEHIPTGDGGYYVDSATVTVAPDGVIVASDQEQEPNEPAEPGADDDTDTENDMSDPDDPTDDGGQTPDDPDDPDADAGDDGNTVEVDIGDHEDFDRFLETKVTEAVSEATASQDREEMAKEVIASSEQWDEDDREELVASDMLEKIHSQATRTTGASLPGSAGARSQVTAGADADEDDLDAFGTGVQE; this is encoded by the coding sequence ATGAAAGACGAACACAACATTCGCGTCTCGGCTCGCACGGTCGAACTTACGGCCGGTGACGAGGACGACGAGGATACAGACGGCTGGCGCTTCGGCGGGGTCGCCGTCGGAGAGAACGACATCCTCTACACGGACGACGGCACGCCGGTCCTGTTTACTCCGGAGGTCCTCGCGACAGCTGCCGAGACTCAAGCAGGCGAACCGCTATCAATTGATCACCCCGCTGACGACAACGGGAACCCGATCTATCCCCCGCCGGTCGACAAGTCTCCTGGGAAAGTTCCAAAGGCAGGCTACGTTGAGGGGAAGGGCCTCATCTACGAGGCCAACACCCACGACGAGGCGATCGCGAGCGGCGTCGAGGCCGGCAACTACGAGGTCTCGGTACATCCGCAGTTCGAACTCACTGACGAGCGAGATCCCGAGACCGGCGCCTACATCCCGGATCCCGAGTCGGTCAACTTCCTAGATTTGTCGGTAGTCTCGAAGGGAATGAGTGAGAGCAACACTGCCGAGTGGGGTCCGAACCGGGCGCTTGCTTCCTGGACACGCCAGGCAGACATCGGCAAGGAGATCGACTCGGTGACGGCGGCTGATACAGCAGACGAGTCGAGTTCGCTGCGAGAGAAGATCCGGGAGATGGCCGAGGATGTTGGCCTGCTCCCACAGGGTGGTACGAGCGGCATGTTGTATCTCTCGGATCAGACGTCCGATGGCGAGACGGTCACCGTCTCCGATGCCGCCTTCGATGACGCCGGCTGGATGGCGAGCCTCCACCTTGAGGGCGAGGAGTTCCCTGACGTCGGGCCTGGCCTCGGACCGTCGATCGGTGACGGGATGCCGCATCAACCTGGCGATCATCGAACCGACGAGGAGGTCGAGCTCGATGAAGCGCTCGAGGAGGCGGCGACGGTCTACGCATCGCTTCGGTATGTCACGGAGGACGGCGAAAAGTCCGAACACATCCCGACCGGCGACGGCGGCTACTACGTTGACTCGGCGACCGTCACCGTAGCTCCCGACGGCGTGATCGTCGCGAGTGATCAGGAACAGGAACCTAACGAACCGGCGGAACCCGGAGCGGACGACGACACAGACACGGAGAACGACATGAGCGATCCAGACGATCCCACGGACGACGGTGGACAGACTCCCGACGACCCCGACGATCCCGACGCTGACGCCGGCGACGATGGCAATACGGTCGAGGTCGACATCGGCGATCACGAAGACTTCGACAGGTTCCTCGAGACGAAAGTAACCGAAGCTGTCAGTGAGGCCACGGCTTCGCAGGACCGTGAGGAGATGGCCAAGGAGGTCATCGCCTCGAGCGAGCAGTGGGACGAGGACGACCGCGAGGAGCTCGTCGCCTCGGACATGCTCGAGAAGATCCACTCGCAGGCTACGCGAACGACGGGCGCCTCGCTACCGGGATCCGCGGGAGCGCGCTCGCAGGTCACGGCCGGCGCCGACGCCGACGAGGACGACCTCGATGCCTTCGGTACCGGCGTCCAGGAATAA
- a CDS encoding anti-CBASS protein Acb1 family protein: MGAPTDDKREVYGPTHRDIRGVLEASDVHEAPSIDLRAAAGAETDDSETYEITAAEQRQRADMQMRHALTAAIDSEIGGGQDKYDVFGWDEDPEVEDYYGMYLRNAYARAVCDQPVDTTWRDAPQIEDRGETADDEQTEFEQEVEHLVEDLRLWHYTHRADKLSGIGEFGILVLEFDDIDSPEGFADEVDENSVSELNGLRPFSQASVDEIELGGPGSGRWGEPNVYHVDLDDEDDAVSHNGPTELEIHHSRVVHIPSDGLLDDEIRGTPRQEPIWNNLVDIEKALGSAGEVAYRASAWGINVNISPDYQLEDGGDNLRDHLQRWYYGLEPILRTEGADDVQNLGGETIDPQPIIDPNVAAISAQVGIPQSVLKGNETGERATQQDLREWYGKIQSRREEFVTPTFVREIIDRCLRYGVLIAPAGQAENREIGGYDVSWPPLAETDESEVASIKKTRAEFLNTATAGYPDDLLTREQQLEFYREGTLPTELDDEIANSAESNIDESDADVQQAAEEMGIGTGAESNGADANGAPADDD; the protein is encoded by the coding sequence ATGGGTGCACCTACCGACGACAAACGCGAGGTCTACGGCCCGACGCACAGAGACATCCGGGGCGTCCTCGAGGCCAGCGACGTTCACGAGGCACCGTCGATCGATCTCCGGGCAGCCGCCGGCGCGGAGACTGACGACTCGGAGACCTACGAGATCACGGCTGCCGAGCAGCGCCAGCGTGCAGACATGCAGATGCGGCACGCGCTGACGGCCGCGATCGATTCCGAGATCGGCGGTGGCCAGGACAAGTACGACGTCTTCGGCTGGGACGAGGATCCCGAGGTCGAAGACTACTACGGGATGTACCTGCGGAACGCCTACGCGAGGGCGGTCTGCGACCAGCCCGTCGACACGACCTGGCGTGATGCCCCACAGATCGAGGATCGAGGTGAGACTGCCGACGACGAACAGACCGAGTTCGAGCAAGAGGTCGAGCACCTCGTCGAGGATCTTCGATTGTGGCACTACACGCACCGAGCAGACAAGCTCTCGGGGATCGGTGAGTTCGGCATCCTCGTCCTCGAGTTCGACGACATTGATTCGCCGGAAGGGTTCGCCGACGAGGTCGACGAAAACTCGGTTTCAGAGCTCAACGGCCTCCGCCCCTTCTCGCAGGCCTCCGTCGACGAGATCGAGCTCGGTGGGCCGGGATCCGGACGCTGGGGAGAGCCCAACGTCTACCACGTCGATCTCGACGACGAGGATGACGCAGTCAGCCACAACGGGCCGACCGAGCTCGAGATTCACCACTCTCGAGTCGTCCACATCCCGAGCGACGGCCTGCTCGACGACGAGATCCGCGGGACGCCGCGCCAGGAACCGATCTGGAACAATCTCGTCGACATCGAGAAGGCACTCGGCTCCGCTGGCGAGGTCGCCTACCGCGCCTCGGCGTGGGGGATCAACGTCAACATCTCGCCGGACTACCAGCTCGAGGATGGAGGGGACAACCTCCGGGATCACCTCCAGCGCTGGTACTACGGACTCGAGCCGATCCTGCGGACCGAGGGCGCCGACGACGTCCAGAACCTCGGCGGCGAAACGATTGACCCCCAGCCGATCATCGATCCGAACGTCGCAGCCATCTCGGCTCAGGTCGGCATTCCGCAGTCGGTCCTCAAGGGCAACGAGACGGGCGAGCGGGCGACCCAGCAGGATCTCCGAGAGTGGTACGGCAAGATCCAGTCCCGCCGCGAGGAGTTCGTGACTCCGACGTTCGTTCGTGAGATCATCGATCGCTGTCTCCGGTACGGGGTCCTCATTGCGCCGGCCGGCCAGGCTGAAAATCGAGAGATCGGCGGGTACGACGTCTCCTGGCCGCCGCTCGCCGAAACGGACGAGTCCGAGGTCGCGTCGATCAAGAAGACTCGTGCGGAGTTCCTAAACACAGCGACCGCAGGCTATCCCGACGACCTGCTGACTCGTGAGCAGCAACTCGAGTTCTATCGCGAGGGAACGCTCCCGACCGAGCTCGACGACGAAATCGCGAACAGTGCCGAGTCGAACATTGACGAAAGCGATGCCGACGTCCAACAGGCAGCCGAAGAGATGGGGATCGGCACCGGCGCCGAGAGCAACGGCGCAGATGCCAACGGTGCGCCGGCGGACGACGACTAA